Genomic DNA from Plectropomus leopardus isolate mb unplaced genomic scaffold, YSFRI_Pleo_2.0 unplaced_scaffold71709, whole genome shotgun sequence:
CTGTCCACATGCTGTGTGGAGGAAACCAGTTATAtgagaggtggagaggaggaggaggaggagcaggaggaggaagatgaagaggaggaagatggagatgaagaaagaaagaaggagaacAAAGGTGAGATGAATAAAAAGAAGGGAAACACTTCAAAACTCACActgagcagaaaacacagagatctGAGCGTCTGACTTTTGTATCCATTAGATGAATCAGTCGTCCAGAAGCAGCAGAAACCAGCCTGGACTCCATGTTTCTACTGCAAAACAGATAGAGAGATGTTCTGCTTTGTCGGACAGAAGATTGTTATTGAAGGTGCTCTTGACTCCTATGCTGGCATGATATGGCCGGCGG
This window encodes:
- the LOC121940028 gene encoding putative F-box protein At1g47300 — encoded protein: SNTRFYMDTLSTCCVEETSYMRGGEEEEEEQEEEDEEEEDGDEERKKENKDESVVQKQQKPAWTPCFYCKTDREMFCFVGQKIVIEGALDSYAGMIWPA